In Streptomyces sp. 840.1, one DNA window encodes the following:
- a CDS encoding M1 family metallopeptidase has translation MLLLALAVLAPACTAGASGVRGKPGAAGVRDPYFPRLGNGGYDVTHYDLTLDVGKDAKTLSGTARITARATQDLSSFNLDLAGLKVESASVEGRPAAVSRAADELTLRPDIEVQDRLRRGRTFRTVVHYSGTPKTITDPDDSEEGWLPTADGAVALGEPTGSMAWFPGNNHPSDKATYDLSVTVPEGLTAVSNGVLTGRPATAEGRTTYRWHTAEPMASYLATLAVGRFETKTSTMAGGITVFTAVDPESAGASAATLARVPEVVKWEAAHFGPYPFSATGAIVERKGDAGYALETQNRPFFPGPPSVGLLVHEMAHQWFGDSVTPASWRDMWLNEGLATYAEWLWEEEKEDTPAQESFDEAYADDDNWAFPPADPPSASNISDPPVYGRGAMVIHKVREAVDDDERFFALLAGWTKARRHGNATTADFTAYVEKATGLDLTELWKDWLYGGSRPAADG, from the coding sequence GTGCTGCTCCTCGCCCTGGCGGTTCTCGCCCCGGCCTGCACCGCGGGCGCCAGCGGGGTGCGGGGAAAGCCGGGCGCCGCCGGGGTGCGCGACCCGTACTTCCCCAGGCTCGGCAACGGCGGCTACGACGTCACGCACTACGACCTCACGCTCGATGTCGGCAAGGACGCCAAGACGCTGAGCGGTACGGCCCGGATCACCGCGCGGGCCACCCAGGACCTCAGCTCGTTCAACCTCGACCTGGCCGGGCTGAAGGTGGAGTCGGCCTCGGTCGAGGGGCGCCCCGCCGCTGTCAGCCGGGCGGCCGACGAGCTGACGCTGCGTCCGGACATCGAGGTCCAGGACCGGCTGCGCCGGGGCCGTACCTTCCGTACGGTCGTGCACTACTCCGGCACCCCGAAGACCATCACCGACCCGGACGACTCCGAGGAGGGGTGGCTGCCGACCGCCGACGGAGCGGTGGCGCTGGGGGAGCCGACCGGCTCGATGGCCTGGTTCCCGGGCAACAACCACCCGAGCGACAAGGCCACGTACGACCTGTCGGTCACCGTGCCCGAGGGGCTGACGGCGGTCTCCAACGGCGTGCTCACCGGCCGCCCCGCCACGGCGGAGGGCCGTACCACCTACCGCTGGCACACCGCCGAACCGATGGCGAGCTATCTCGCGACCCTGGCCGTCGGCCGGTTCGAGACGAAGACGTCGACGATGGCGGGCGGTATCACGGTGTTCACCGCCGTGGACCCGGAGTCGGCCGGGGCGAGCGCGGCGACGCTGGCACGGGTCCCCGAGGTCGTGAAGTGGGAGGCGGCGCACTTCGGCCCGTACCCGTTCTCCGCCACCGGCGCGATCGTCGAGCGCAAGGGGGACGCCGGGTACGCGCTGGAGACGCAGAACCGGCCGTTCTTCCCCGGGCCGCCGAGCGTCGGGCTGCTCGTCCACGAGATGGCGCACCAGTGGTTCGGGGACTCGGTCACGCCCGCGAGCTGGCGCGACATGTGGCTCAACGAGGGTCTGGCGACCTACGCGGAGTGGCTGTGGGAGGAGGAGAAGGAGGACACCCCGGCCCAGGAGTCGTTCGACGAGGCCTACGCGGACGACGACAACTGGGCCTTCCCGCCCGCCGATCCGCCGTCCGCGTCCAATATCTCGGATCCGCCGGTGTACGGGCGGGGAGCCATGGTGATCCACAAGGTCCGTGAGGCGGTGGACGACGACGAGCGGTTCTTCGCGCTCCTGGCGGGCTGGACGAAGGCCCGCCGGCACGGCAACGCCACGACGGCCGACTTCACCGCGTACGTGGAGAAGGCGACCGGCCTGGATCTGACGGAGCTGTGGAAGGACTGGCTGTACGGCGGGAGCCGGCCCGCCGCGGACGGCTGA
- a CDS encoding YncE family protein: MRARHAVRARHLVVALAAVAVLAGCGKADPSPAATPAAKAPTNTTGTTPDGTLLVADFGGDTVTFVDPERGAFDRVEVGTAPYGLAVGADGRAWVATAEGVAVVDTRTRTRTARIAYRTATGPATRGEYRGGGMGIALAPDGRHVYVGVNVPGANGVLEVIDTGAREVTGTAPVGRRPFDVDVSRDGTEAYATGHDSFDVTAVRTDTLRTRRMEVAPYGTEGGLGSWLKPHYAAVRPGDGKLLLPFEGERLAVLDPHTGKVAVERMTADTHQHGTALTPDGTLLVVGTGPIASDDEDASLTVRAPDGTERVVPLDGPHEDVAVSGDGRTAYVTGGFTRDGYWNGITVVDLAGDTPPVRLAAGNRPLGIAVLRDRAPDRLRQTARSGHPPTPTFRT, translated from the coding sequence GTGAGAGCCCGGCACGCGGTGAGAGCCCGGCACTTGGTGGTGGCCCTCGCGGCGGTGGCGGTGCTCGCGGGCTGCGGGAAGGCGGACCCGTCGCCCGCCGCGACCCCAGCCGCGAAGGCCCCGACCAACACGACCGGCACCACCCCCGACGGCACGCTGCTCGTCGCCGACTTCGGCGGGGACACGGTGACGTTCGTGGATCCGGAGCGCGGCGCGTTCGACCGGGTCGAGGTCGGCACCGCCCCGTACGGGCTGGCCGTCGGAGCGGACGGCCGGGCCTGGGTGGCCACGGCCGAGGGCGTCGCGGTCGTCGACACGAGGACCCGCACCCGCACGGCCCGCATCGCGTACCGGACGGCGACCGGTCCCGCGACGAGGGGTGAGTACCGGGGCGGCGGCATGGGCATCGCCCTGGCGCCCGACGGGCGGCACGTCTACGTGGGCGTCAACGTGCCCGGTGCGAACGGGGTGCTGGAGGTCATCGACACCGGCGCCCGCGAGGTCACCGGCACCGCGCCGGTGGGCCGCCGCCCCTTCGACGTGGACGTCTCGCGCGACGGTACGGAGGCCTATGCCACCGGACACGACTCCTTCGACGTGACGGCGGTCCGCACGGACACGCTGCGCACCCGCCGTATGGAGGTCGCCCCGTACGGCACCGAGGGCGGTCTCGGCTCCTGGCTGAAACCGCACTACGCGGCCGTCCGCCCCGGTGACGGCAAGCTGCTGCTGCCGTTCGAGGGCGAGCGGCTGGCGGTCCTCGACCCGCACACCGGGAAGGTCGCCGTCGAGCGGATGACGGCCGACACCCACCAGCACGGCACGGCGCTGACCCCGGACGGCACGCTGCTCGTCGTCGGCACCGGACCGATCGCCTCCGACGACGAGGACGCGTCGCTGACCGTCCGTGCCCCCGACGGCACCGAACGCGTCGTGCCCCTGGACGGTCCGCACGAGGACGTGGCGGTGTCCGGTGACGGCCGCACGGCCTACGTCACCGGGGGCTTCACGCGGGACGGGTACTGGAACGGGATCACCGTCGTCGACCTGGCCGGTGACACGCCGCCGGTCCGGCTGGCGGCGGGGAACCGGCCGCTGGGGATCGCGGTGCTCCGAGACCGGGCTCCGGACCGGCTCCGGCAGACGGCACGGTCCGGGCATCCCCCTACTCCGACATTCCGCACATAG
- a CDS encoding ankyrin repeat domain-containing protein, giving the protein MNALDHQLLDAARTGDADRVRTAIEGGARVDVRDEELRTPLLLAVHGEHVEVARLLVAAGADPDAQDRREESPWLATGVTGSVPMLRVLLPAGPDLKLRNRFGGIALIPASERGHVGYVRELLRTTGIDVDHVNRLGWTALLEAVILGDGGRAHREIVELLLAAGATPGLPDADGVTALEHAERRGFAEIAALLRDTR; this is encoded by the coding sequence ATGAACGCCCTCGATCACCAGCTGCTCGACGCCGCACGCACCGGCGACGCCGACCGGGTGCGGACCGCGATCGAGGGCGGCGCCCGGGTGGACGTCCGCGACGAGGAGCTGCGCACCCCGCTGCTGCTCGCCGTTCACGGGGAGCACGTCGAGGTGGCCCGGCTGCTCGTCGCGGCGGGCGCCGACCCCGACGCCCAGGACCGCCGCGAGGAGAGCCCGTGGCTGGCCACGGGCGTCACCGGCAGCGTCCCGATGCTGCGCGTGCTGCTGCCGGCCGGGCCCGACCTGAAGCTGCGCAACCGGTTCGGTGGGATCGCCCTGATCCCGGCGAGCGAGCGGGGCCATGTCGGCTACGTACGGGAGCTGCTCCGGACCACCGGCATCGACGTCGACCACGTCAACCGCCTCGGCTGGACGGCCCTGCTGGAGGCCGTGATCCTCGGTGACGGGGGCCGGGCGCACCGGGAGATCGTCGAGCTGCTGCTGGCCGCGGGTGCGACGCCGGGGCTGCCGGACGCCGACGGGGTCACGGCACTGGAGCACGCCGAGCGCCGGGGTTTCGCGGAGATCGCGGCGCTGCTGCGGGACACCCGGTGA
- a CDS encoding heme-binding protein, translated as MKKMSLRTRVLTGAVAAAALGAGTLGAVSANASAPAAAPAAAVKADTANRNLQQSTHLTVDAASKAAQAALDAAEKEHQRVSVSVVDRNGNTIVTLRGDGAGPQAYESAEKKAYTAVSWNAPTSELAKRLAQTPNLKDIPGTLFLAGGAPVQVKGAPVAGIGVAGAPSGDLDEKFAQAGAAALTK; from the coding sequence ATGAAGAAGATGTCGCTGCGCACCCGCGTCCTGACCGGTGCCGTCGCCGCCGCCGCCCTCGGGGCCGGCACCCTCGGCGCCGTGTCCGCGAACGCCTCCGCCCCGGCCGCCGCGCCCGCCGCCGCCGTCAAGGCCGACACCGCGAACCGGAACCTCCAGCAGTCCACGCACCTGACCGTGGACGCCGCGTCGAAGGCGGCCCAGGCGGCCCTGGACGCGGCGGAGAAGGAGCACCAGCGCGTCTCCGTCTCCGTCGTCGACCGCAACGGCAACACCATCGTCACCCTGCGCGGCGACGGCGCGGGCCCGCAGGCGTACGAGTCGGCCGAGAAGAAGGCGTACACCGCGGTGTCCTGGAACGCGCCCACCTCCGAGCTGGCCAAGCGGCTGGCCCAGACCCCGAACCTGAAGGACATCCCTGGCACCCTGTTCCTCGCGGGCGGCGCCCCGGTGCAGGTCAAGGGTGCTCCGGTGGCGGGCATCGGAGTGGCGGGGGCGCCGAGCGGCGACCTCGACGAGAAGTTCGCGCAGGCCGGCGCCGCCGCGCTCACCAAGTAG
- a CDS encoding sensor histidine kinase — protein MEQRSRSARDTRRADDGGTRALSLLMHAAFFLLLGASLTRFLLRHPGEARTPWIIGLSVALAVLYVIGPVLGSRPTPRSLLWLGVLVAVWMVLVVLAPSFAWCAVPLFYTGLRILPPRAALALVALLTLFVVAAQLRLADGFDPNLILAPPAVAAVATAVFVHMQRQAVTQNELIDDLLRTRRELAATERREGTLAERQRLSMEIHDTLAQGLSSQQMLLQAADRTWDTDPATARRHIRTATGIAERNLAEARRFVHDLAPADLAEGGGLDAALHALAARETAQAHGRLTVRCHVEGAPADALPGRVQSALLRIAQGALANVTEHADATEAALTLTHLDDRTVLDIADNGHGFTPATGTGAARGVRGHGLPAMRARLRQLGGTLTIESAPGEGTAVTATVPLTTGPAAPSDPQDPA, from the coding sequence GTGGAGCAGCGAAGCCGGTCGGCGCGGGACACCCGCCGGGCCGACGACGGCGGCACGCGCGCCCTCTCCCTGCTCATGCACGCCGCGTTCTTCCTGCTCCTGGGCGCCTCGCTGACCCGGTTCCTGCTGCGCCACCCCGGCGAGGCGCGCACCCCGTGGATCATCGGTCTGTCCGTCGCGCTGGCCGTCCTGTACGTGATCGGGCCGGTGCTCGGCTCCCGCCCGACCCCGCGCAGCCTGCTCTGGCTGGGGGTGCTGGTCGCCGTGTGGATGGTGCTGGTCGTCCTCGCGCCGAGCTTCGCGTGGTGCGCGGTGCCGCTCTTCTACACCGGGCTGCGGATCCTGCCGCCACGGGCCGCGCTCGCCCTGGTCGCGCTGCTCACCCTGTTCGTCGTCGCCGCGCAGCTCCGGCTGGCCGACGGATTCGACCCGAACCTGATCCTCGCCCCGCCCGCCGTCGCGGCCGTCGCGACAGCCGTGTTCGTCCACATGCAGCGCCAGGCCGTCACGCAGAACGAGCTGATCGACGACCTGCTGCGCACCCGCCGCGAGCTGGCCGCCACCGAACGGCGCGAGGGCACCCTCGCGGAGCGCCAGCGGCTCTCCATGGAGATCCACGACACCCTCGCCCAGGGCCTGTCCAGCCAGCAGATGCTGCTCCAGGCCGCCGACCGCACCTGGGACACCGACCCGGCGACCGCCCGCCGCCACATCCGGACCGCCACCGGCATCGCGGAACGCAACCTCGCCGAGGCCCGCCGCTTCGTCCACGACCTGGCCCCCGCCGACCTGGCCGAGGGCGGCGGCCTGGACGCGGCGCTGCACGCGCTCGCCGCCCGCGAGACGGCGCAGGCGCACGGCCGGCTGACCGTCCGCTGCCACGTCGAGGGCGCACCCGCAGACGCGCTGCCCGGCCGGGTGCAGTCCGCGCTGCTGCGGATCGCCCAGGGCGCCCTGGCCAACGTGACCGAGCACGCGGACGCCACCGAGGCCGCCCTGACCCTCACCCACCTCGACGACCGGACCGTCCTCGACATCGCGGACAACGGCCACGGCTTCACACCCGCCACCGGCACCGGGGCTGCGCGCGGGGTGCGCGGACACGGGCTGCCCGCGATGCGCGCCCGGCTGCGTCAGCTCGGCGGCACCCTGACCATCGAGTCCGCGCCGGGCGAAGGCACCGCGGTGACGGCCACCGTCCCCCTCACCACCGGGCCCGCCGCCCCCTCAGACCCCCAGGACCCCGCATGA
- a CDS encoding response regulator transcription factor, whose translation MTATHSPVPPPSPAPVRILLCDDHAVVRAGLLALLGSEPDIEVVGEAGSGEEAVALTARLTPDVVLMDLQLGAGIDGVEATRRIVAAAVGAHVLVLTTYDTDADITRAIEAGATGYLLKAERPEELFAAIRSAAQGRTTLSPPVASRVMARMRKPLPTLTDRERDILGQLSRGLGNRDIARALFISEATVKTHLGRIYDKLGVDTRAGAVAVAKEQRLLP comes from the coding sequence ATGACCGCCACCCACTCGCCCGTCCCCCCGCCCTCCCCCGCACCTGTCCGCATCCTGCTCTGCGACGACCACGCCGTCGTCCGCGCCGGACTCCTCGCCCTCCTCGGCAGCGAACCCGACATCGAGGTCGTGGGCGAGGCGGGCAGCGGCGAGGAGGCGGTGGCCCTGACCGCCAGGCTCACCCCCGACGTCGTCCTGATGGACCTCCAGCTCGGCGCGGGCATCGACGGCGTAGAGGCGACCCGCCGGATCGTGGCCGCCGCAGTCGGCGCCCACGTCCTCGTCCTCACCACGTACGACACGGACGCGGACATCACCCGCGCCATCGAGGCGGGCGCCACCGGCTACCTGCTGAAGGCCGAACGCCCCGAAGAACTCTTCGCCGCGATCCGCTCCGCCGCCCAGGGCCGCACCACCCTCTCGCCGCCCGTCGCCAGCCGCGTCATGGCCCGCATGCGCAAGCCGCTGCCCACCCTCACCGACCGCGAACGCGACATCCTCGGCCAGCTCTCCCGGGGCCTGGGCAACCGCGACATCGCCCGCGCCCTGTTCATCAGCGAGGCCACCGTCAAGACCCACCTGGGCCGCATCTACGACAAGCTCGGCGTCGACACCCGCGCCGGAGCGGTCGCCGTGGCCAAGGAGCAGCGGCTGCTGCCGTGA
- a CDS encoding class I SAM-dependent methyltransferase: MTAQPSHDHLVTDRSLLSIKAYGTGQHLAARQSLYQWQTPSHDLPGIVVNELTGIRGAVADVGCGNGKFVARLREDRPDLNVLPMDVSHGILGAISGAVVADVQQLPIVDGVLGAVLALHMLYHVEDQAQAIRELGRVLTPGGIAIVSTNSQTDKQELEHLWRQAAGDVLGIQEGPARVQLSARFTLEDAPAILGTVFGEIRTIPLPGVIEVTDAEPVVAHLASYEAWADKMGVPFRETIERARERVNETIQAEGAFRVTCLGGMLVCQAARR; this comes from the coding sequence ATGACCGCCCAGCCCTCGCATGATCATTTGGTCACCGACCGCAGCCTTCTCTCCATCAAGGCGTACGGCACGGGTCAGCACTTGGCCGCGCGCCAGTCCCTCTACCAGTGGCAGACCCCGAGCCACGACCTTCCGGGCATCGTCGTGAACGAGCTGACCGGCATACGCGGTGCGGTCGCGGATGTGGGTTGCGGTAATGGGAAGTTCGTCGCCCGGCTACGGGAGGACCGTCCCGACCTGAACGTGCTGCCCATGGACGTCTCTCACGGCATCCTCGGCGCCATTTCGGGAGCCGTCGTCGCGGACGTCCAACAACTGCCCATCGTGGATGGAGTCCTCGGCGCGGTTCTTGCGCTGCACATGCTGTATCACGTCGAGGACCAGGCCCAGGCCATACGGGAGCTGGGCCGCGTACTGACACCCGGCGGCATCGCGATCGTCTCCACGAACAGTCAGACCGACAAGCAGGAACTGGAGCACCTTTGGCGCCAGGCCGCAGGCGATGTGCTTGGAATCCAAGAGGGCCCGGCCCGAGTGCAGTTGTCCGCCCGCTTCACCCTGGAGGACGCGCCAGCGATCCTCGGCACGGTCTTCGGCGAGATCCGCACGATCCCCCTTCCCGGGGTGATCGAGGTGACCGACGCCGAACCGGTCGTCGCGCACTTGGCCTCGTACGAAGCCTGGGCCGACAAGATGGGCGTTCCGTTCCGGGAGACGATCGAGCGCGCGCGGGAGCGGGTCAACGAGACCATTCAGGCAGAGGGCGCATTCCGTGTCACTTGCCTGGGCGGCATGCTCGTATGCCAGGCAGCGCGGCGGTAG
- a CDS encoding NUDIX hydrolase, whose amino-acid sequence MQWKIHGERPIYENQWVNLWLTDVEQPDGRRWEYHVVKLRHLAVAAVVNERQEILMMWRHRFITDSWAWELPMGLVEDGESPADAAAREVLEETGWRPGPIKPLIYAEPANGITDSQHHVFRADGATCEGPPTEKNESDRIEWIPLADVRAMIDRREIVSSGSLVGLLYVLMDEAIR is encoded by the coding sequence ATGCAGTGGAAGATCCACGGGGAACGTCCGATCTACGAGAACCAGTGGGTCAACCTGTGGTTGACCGATGTAGAGCAGCCGGACGGGCGCCGGTGGGAGTACCACGTCGTCAAGCTTCGGCACCTGGCAGTGGCCGCCGTGGTCAACGAGCGTCAGGAGATCCTGATGATGTGGCGGCACCGCTTCATCACGGACTCGTGGGCCTGGGAACTGCCGATGGGTCTCGTCGAGGACGGGGAGAGCCCCGCCGACGCCGCCGCGCGCGAGGTGCTTGAGGAGACCGGCTGGCGGCCCGGTCCGATCAAACCGCTGATCTACGCCGAACCGGCCAACGGCATCACCGACTCCCAGCACCACGTCTTCCGGGCCGACGGGGCGACCTGCGAGGGACCGCCGACCGAGAAGAACGAGTCGGACCGGATCGAGTGGATCCCACTGGCCGACGTACGGGCCATGATCGACCGACGCGAGATCGTCAGCAGCGGCTCCCTCGTCGGATTGCTCTACGTCCTCATGGACGAGGCCATCCGCTGA
- a CDS encoding class I SAM-dependent methyltransferase: MSDTRSAAWDQYAQTKPQRRPMNARGESTWFNWTQYADHGPGAEVLGLKPGEAALDLGCGAGGNAAHLARLGMRVVGIDLSPKQLAKARDRWPDADGMELRQGDALTCLGEARTVFDAIYSVFGAGWFSDPGLLLPIIHANLKPGGVFAMSQRPPVEGCYGCQASYIPRGPDEDPAVVKRWDYEPDVWVLILKKYGYVDVSASVIAPPPGTRRTGTLFVRGVRGGSNACCRED; this comes from the coding sequence GTGTCCGACACCCGTAGTGCCGCCTGGGATCAGTACGCGCAGACCAAGCCCCAGAGGCGCCCGATGAACGCCCGTGGCGAGTCCACATGGTTCAACTGGACGCAGTACGCCGACCACGGCCCCGGAGCCGAAGTGCTTGGCCTGAAACCGGGTGAGGCCGCGCTCGACCTCGGCTGTGGTGCGGGCGGGAACGCGGCCCATCTTGCCCGGCTCGGCATGCGGGTCGTGGGCATCGACCTCTCCCCCAAGCAGCTCGCGAAGGCACGGGACCGGTGGCCCGATGCTGACGGGATGGAACTGCGCCAGGGCGACGCACTCACCTGCCTGGGAGAGGCCCGTACGGTCTTCGACGCGATCTACAGCGTCTTCGGGGCGGGCTGGTTCTCGGACCCCGGCCTGCTGCTGCCGATCATTCACGCGAACCTCAAGCCCGGTGGCGTGTTCGCCATGTCCCAGCGGCCCCCGGTCGAGGGGTGCTACGGCTGCCAGGCGTCGTACATCCCTCGCGGGCCCGACGAAGACCCCGCTGTCGTCAAGCGGTGGGACTACGAACCGGATGTCTGGGTGCTGATCCTCAAGAAATACGGATACGTGGACGTGTCCGCCTCCGTCATCGCACCGCCCCCGGGAACCCGCCGCACGGGCACGCTGTTCGTGCGGGGCGTCCGGGGAGGGAGCAACGCATGCTGCCGTGAGGACTGA
- a CDS encoding pentapeptide repeat-containing protein yields the protein MVRSSGSGQGSGRSRVGKDGVAVARRPEVRLPPLEPYGGEGLEPDGDYDGVRFESVDLADESGPGARFMDCSLEGCALDRTELVRARFIDSVLTGVRGVGTDLAGASLRDVELVDARLGGVQMHGAVLERVLVRGGKIDYLNLRKARLKDVVFEGCVLSEPDFGGAQLDRVEFRDCVLKRADFSAVRMESVDLRTVAELDIARGVERLAGAVISPSQLMELAPAFAAQIGVRVEA from the coding sequence ATGGTGCGCAGCAGCGGTAGTGGTCAGGGGAGCGGCAGGAGCCGGGTCGGCAAGGACGGGGTCGCGGTGGCGCGGCGCCCGGAGGTGCGGCTGCCGCCGCTCGAACCGTACGGCGGCGAGGGGCTCGAGCCGGACGGGGATTACGACGGGGTGCGCTTCGAGTCCGTGGACCTGGCGGACGAGTCGGGTCCGGGCGCCCGGTTCATGGACTGTTCGCTGGAGGGCTGCGCTCTGGACCGTACGGAGCTGGTCAGGGCCCGTTTCATCGATTCGGTGCTGACGGGCGTACGGGGGGTGGGCACGGATCTCGCCGGGGCGTCGCTGCGTGACGTGGAGCTGGTGGACGCGCGGCTGGGCGGGGTGCAGATGCATGGCGCGGTGCTGGAACGGGTGCTGGTGCGGGGCGGGAAGATCGACTACCTGAATCTGCGGAAGGCGCGGCTGAAGGACGTGGTGTTCGAGGGCTGTGTGCTGTCCGAGCCGGATTTCGGGGGAGCGCAGCTGGACCGGGTGGAGTTCCGGGACTGTGTGCTGAAGCGGGCCGATTTCAGTGCGGTGCGGATGGAGTCGGTGGATCTGCGGACGGTCGCCGAGCTGGACATCGCGCGCGGGGTGGAGCGGCTGGCGGGCGCGGTGATCAGCCCGTCGCAGCTGATGGAGCTGGCTCCGGCGTTCGCGGCGCAGATCGGGGTGCGGGTGGAGGCGTGA
- a CDS encoding NAD(P)-binding protein, translated as MQRIHIIGGGLAGLTAAITAAESGALVTVHEAHHTLGGRARTAEGPYRTNEGPHALYRRGPHWTWLDRRNLLGPTTAVPPLEAARLRFRHRSALRRTPPLALLRLSRRSAAQAPSDLDFRTWATAQIGEEGARAAAHYTAVALFHHDPGSLSAAFVQERLHRAGALPPEARYPAGGWAQIIDRMASRAWNLSVRIETATRIDTAALDSLARTGPVVVATSLDAARTLLGDPTLTWASGRTALVDLALRTRRGDAFAVSDLDAPGWIERFTTQDRTLAPAGEQLLQGQFPLAPDESRSTGTARAEELLDLGYPGWRERTVWRREALATGRTGAVDHPGTTWRDRPAIDRGDGVYLAGDQVAAPGLLSEVSFNSGIEAALLALRATEHRTATAGSTSTPQTPLDLKHA; from the coding sequence ATGCAGCGCATCCACATCATCGGCGGGGGCCTCGCCGGACTCACCGCGGCCATCACCGCAGCCGAATCCGGCGCCCTGGTGACCGTCCACGAGGCCCACCACACCCTCGGCGGACGGGCCAGGACCGCCGAGGGCCCGTACCGCACCAACGAGGGCCCGCACGCGCTCTACCGCCGCGGCCCCCACTGGACCTGGCTCGACCGGCGCAACCTCCTCGGGCCCACCACCGCCGTCCCGCCCCTCGAAGCCGCCCGGCTCCGCTTCCGCCACCGCTCCGCCCTGCGCCGCACCCCGCCCCTCGCCCTCCTCCGGCTCAGCCGCCGCAGCGCCGCACAGGCGCCGTCCGACCTGGACTTCCGTACCTGGGCCACCGCGCAGATCGGCGAGGAGGGCGCCCGCGCCGCCGCTCACTACACCGCCGTCGCCCTCTTCCACCACGACCCCGGCAGCCTCTCCGCCGCGTTCGTCCAGGAACGGCTGCACCGGGCCGGGGCACTGCCACCGGAAGCCCGCTACCCGGCCGGGGGCTGGGCGCAGATCATCGACCGGATGGCGTCGCGCGCCTGGAACCTCAGCGTCCGCATCGAGACGGCGACCCGTATCGACACCGCCGCGCTCGACAGCCTCGCCCGCACCGGCCCGGTCGTCGTCGCCACCTCCCTCGACGCCGCCCGCACCCTCCTCGGCGACCCCACCCTCACCTGGGCCTCCGGCCGCACCGCCCTCGTCGACCTCGCCCTGCGCACCCGGCGCGGCGACGCGTTCGCCGTGTCCGACCTCGACGCCCCCGGCTGGATCGAACGGTTCACCACGCAGGACCGCACCCTCGCCCCCGCCGGCGAGCAGCTCCTCCAGGGACAGTTCCCCCTCGCGCCCGACGAGTCCCGGTCCACCGGAACCGCCCGCGCCGAGGAACTCCTCGACCTGGGATACCCCGGCTGGCGCGAGCGCACCGTGTGGCGGCGCGAGGCCCTCGCCACCGGCCGCACCGGCGCGGTCGACCACCCCGGCACCACCTGGCGCGACCGCCCCGCCATCGACCGGGGAGACGGCGTCTACCTCGCGGGCGACCAGGTCGCCGCACCCGGCCTGCTCAGCGAGGTCTCCTTCAACAGCGGCATCGAAGCGGCCCTCCTCGCCCTCCGGGCCACCGAGCACCGCACCGCGACCGCCGGCTCCACCTCTACCCCTCAGACACCGCTTGACCTCAAGCACGCTTGA
- a CDS encoding zinc-binding dehydrogenase gives MHAVRLHAFGPAENLAYERVEDPVPAPGQVRIAVRAAGVHLLDTALREGMTGPYPAPAPLPTVPGREIAGTVESLGEGTDPDWLGRHVVAHIGNVPGGYAELTVTEAEKLHPVPDGLGDAEAVAMIGTGRTTLGILGFTPLGPESIAVVTAAAGGIGTLLVQYAKNAGAIVIGLAGGPAKTGLVRANGADLAVDYTLPDWPRQVRTHLDALGRRATVVYDSVGGATARAAVDLLGKGGQHVVYGWSGEGLHDGRPLTFTEDELAALAITSQSVLGPAMAQRGGGLRALEARALAEAAAGRLRPAVQRYPLAEAAAAHRALETRGTTGKVVLIP, from the coding sequence ATGCACGCCGTCCGCCTCCACGCCTTCGGCCCCGCCGAAAACCTCGCCTACGAGCGCGTCGAGGACCCCGTCCCCGCGCCCGGCCAGGTCCGGATCGCCGTCCGCGCCGCCGGCGTACACCTGCTCGACACCGCCCTGCGCGAGGGCATGACCGGCCCTTATCCCGCGCCCGCCCCACTGCCCACCGTCCCCGGCCGCGAAATCGCCGGCACCGTCGAATCGCTCGGCGAGGGCACCGACCCCGACTGGCTCGGCCGCCACGTCGTCGCCCACATCGGCAACGTCCCCGGCGGCTACGCCGAACTCACCGTCACCGAGGCCGAAAAGCTCCACCCCGTACCCGACGGCCTCGGCGACGCCGAGGCCGTCGCCATGATCGGCACCGGCCGCACCACCCTCGGCATCCTCGGATTCACCCCGCTGGGACCCGAGTCGATCGCCGTCGTCACCGCTGCGGCGGGCGGCATCGGCACCCTGCTCGTCCAGTACGCCAAGAACGCCGGAGCCATCGTCATCGGCCTCGCCGGAGGACCCGCCAAGACCGGCCTCGTCCGCGCCAACGGCGCCGACCTGGCCGTCGACTACACCCTCCCCGACTGGCCCCGCCAGGTCCGCACCCACCTCGACGCCCTCGGCCGCCGCGCCACCGTCGTCTACGATTCCGTCGGCGGTGCCACCGCACGCGCCGCCGTCGACCTCCTCGGCAAGGGCGGACAGCACGTCGTCTACGGCTGGTCCGGCGAAGGCCTCCACGACGGCCGGCCACTCACCTTCACCGAGGACGAGCTCGCCGCCCTCGCCATCACCTCGCAGAGCGTCCTCGGCCCGGCCATGGCCCAGCGCGGCGGCGGCCTGCGTGCCCTGGAGGCGCGCGCCCTCGCCGAGGCCGCGGCCGGCCGCCTGCGCCCCGCTGTCCAGCGCTACCCGCTCGCCGAGGCGGCCGCCGCCCACCGCGCCCTGGAAACCCGCGGCACCACGGGCAAGGTCGTCCTCATCCCCTGA